One genomic region from Stackebrandtia nassauensis DSM 44728 encodes:
- a CDS encoding MBL fold metallo-hydrolase, with the protein MRLTKFTHACVRVEDGASTLVIDPGVFSEPESLAGADAVLVTHAHPDHLDVDKLSAAVRADPELRIFTHADVVGELDVAATAVAPGDSFEAAGFRVRAAGGRHAEVYEGFPDCANLGFIVDTPSGALYHPGDALHPPGTPVDTLLLPAAAPWLKLAEALDFARAVAPRRIHPVHDAYLSELGWGIVDSWFDEESRAEYHRIPIGDFVEL; encoded by the coding sequence ATGAGACTGACGAAGTTCACCCACGCCTGCGTGCGGGTCGAGGATGGAGCCAGCACACTGGTCATCGACCCGGGTGTGTTCAGCGAACCGGAGAGTCTGGCCGGGGCGGACGCGGTGTTGGTGACGCACGCCCACCCCGACCACCTGGACGTGGACAAGCTGTCGGCCGCGGTGCGGGCCGACCCCGAACTGCGGATCTTCACCCACGCCGACGTGGTCGGCGAACTCGACGTCGCCGCGACCGCCGTGGCGCCGGGGGATTCCTTCGAGGCGGCCGGATTCCGGGTGCGCGCTGCCGGGGGCCGCCACGCTGAGGTCTACGAGGGATTTCCCGACTGCGCCAACCTCGGGTTCATCGTGGACACACCGTCCGGGGCGCTGTACCACCCGGGCGATGCGCTACACCCGCCCGGCACCCCTGTGGACACGCTGCTGCTGCCCGCCGCGGCTCCCTGGTTGAAGCTCGCCGAGGCACTGGACTTCGCCCGCGCGGTGGCACCCCGCCGGATCCACCCCGTCCACGACGCCTACCTCAGCGAGTTGGGCTGGGGGATCGTCGACTCGTGGTTCGACGAGGAATCCCGTGCCGAGTACCACCGCATCCCGATCGGGGACTTCGTGGAGCTGTGA
- a CDS encoding Crp/Fnr family transcriptional regulator encodes MSPSDRRELISLGTKKWVRPGTVLLRAGDTGTTAILILRTFVKVSMPTANGHETLLSVRVPGDIVGEISVLNDQPRTATATTCGTGLVSVIPSPSLKEFMSERPAVGAELAGTAADRLRWTNEPRADVGSLPVVARLARLLSDLAIRHGVRTEQGIEISVMLTQSELASLIGVSVVTAQRAIKRLRDQGVIETGSQRFLVTDPHRLELEAAAPPR; translated from the coding sequence TTGTCCCCTTCGGACCGTCGAGAACTGATCTCCCTGGGCACCAAGAAATGGGTCCGTCCGGGAACGGTACTGCTGCGCGCCGGGGACACCGGCACCACGGCGATTCTGATCCTGCGCACCTTCGTCAAGGTGTCGATGCCGACGGCCAACGGCCACGAGACCCTGCTGTCGGTACGGGTTCCCGGTGACATCGTCGGCGAGATCTCGGTGCTCAACGACCAGCCCCGGACGGCGACGGCCACCACCTGCGGCACCGGACTGGTCAGCGTCATCCCGAGCCCCTCGCTGAAGGAGTTCATGTCGGAACGTCCGGCCGTCGGCGCCGAACTGGCCGGGACGGCGGCCGATCGGCTGCGCTGGACGAACGAACCCCGCGCGGACGTCGGCAGCCTCCCGGTGGTCGCCCGGCTGGCGCGGCTGCTGTCGGATCTGGCGATCCGGCACGGGGTCCGTACCGAGCAGGGCATCGAGATCAGCGTGATGTTGACGCAGTCCGAACTGGCCTCGCTGATCGGCGTGTCGGTGGTGACGGCGCAGCGCGCGATCAAGCGGCTGCGGGACCAGGGCGTGATCGAGACCGGATCCCAGCGGTTTCTGGTCACCGACCCACACCGTCTGGAGCTGGAGGCCGCTGCGCCGCCACGGTGA
- a CDS encoding DMT family transporter — MAWLFLIAAIALETIATLSMKASEGFTRKAWIAPVAIGYVGAFSLLGAVLAQGMPVGVAYGVWAASGVALTAVLGRVIFRDPLTWVMAAGIALIIGGVMVVEIGAQAAH, encoded by the coding sequence ATGGCATGGCTGTTCCTGATCGCCGCCATCGCACTGGAGACCATCGCGACGCTGTCGATGAAGGCGTCGGAGGGTTTCACGAGGAAGGCGTGGATCGCGCCGGTCGCGATCGGCTACGTCGGCGCGTTCTCGTTGCTCGGTGCCGTTCTCGCGCAAGGGATGCCGGTGGGCGTGGCCTACGGGGTATGGGCCGCCAGCGGGGTCGCGCTGACGGCGGTCCTCGGACGCGTCATCTTCCGGGATCCGTTGACCTGGGTCATGGCCGCCGGAATCGCGCTTATCATCGGTGGCGTAATGGTGGTCGAGATCGGCGCGCAGGCGGCACACTGA
- a CDS encoding SAV_6107 family HEPN domain-containing protein, with amino-acid sequence MPEIPAQTTTDRDRKAIPARSMPNRSPLELLILARQGLAEAAEEPHDGPRYATAHLAALRAAAAVLAIRARPVAGHRSQVTNVWSLLIQVAPELREWAEFFAATARKRTMAQAGVASVVTAREADDLLRDADHFVSVVTDLIGLR; translated from the coding sequence CTGCCCGAGATCCCGGCGCAGACGACCACCGACCGAGATCGGAAGGCGATTCCCGCACGCAGCATGCCGAACCGCTCCCCGCTGGAACTGCTGATCCTGGCCCGGCAGGGCCTCGCTGAGGCCGCCGAGGAGCCGCACGACGGCCCCCGCTACGCCACCGCCCACCTGGCGGCCCTGCGTGCGGCGGCGGCGGTCCTGGCGATCAGGGCCCGTCCGGTGGCCGGTCACCGCAGCCAGGTCACCAACGTGTGGAGCCTGCTGATCCAGGTGGCCCCGGAACTGCGGGAATGGGCGGAGTTCTTCGCCGCCACCGCCCGCAAACGCACGATGGCGCAGGCCGGAGTGGCCAGCGTCGTCACCGCCCGCGAAGCCGATGACCTGCTGCGCGACGCGGACCATTTCGTCAGCGTCGTCACCGATCTCATCGGCCTTCGCTGA
- a CDS encoding DMT family transporter, translated as MNKWLMLGIAIALEVGATLSLRAMSGLEHPWFLAAVVAGYVGAFYFVAKLLETGMQVGVAYGVWAASGVALTAILGSLLFGDPLTWQVGAGIGLIIGGVLLVEIGSQRAEETREVLTPTGGE; from the coding sequence ATGAACAAGTGGCTGATGCTGGGCATCGCGATCGCCCTGGAGGTCGGCGCGACGCTGTCGCTGCGGGCGATGTCGGGACTCGAACATCCCTGGTTCCTCGCGGCCGTGGTGGCCGGATACGTCGGGGCGTTCTACTTCGTGGCCAAGCTGCTGGAGACCGGCATGCAGGTCGGGGTGGCATACGGGGTGTGGGCCGCCAGCGGCGTCGCACTCACCGCGATCCTCGGATCGCTGCTGTTCGGCGACCCGCTGACCTGGCAGGTCGGGGCGGGCATCGGGCTGATCATCGGCGGGGTGCTGCTGGTGGAGATCGGCTCGCAGCGCGCCGAGGAAACCCGGGAAGTACTGACCCCCACCGGAGGTGAATGA
- a CDS encoding NADH:flavin oxidoreductase/NADH oxidase yields MSSLFTPYTLRSLTIPNRAWMASMCQYSAEPEAAPGVASDWHFAHLAARAVGGTGLILTEATAVSPEGRISPYDLGIWNDTQVAAFQRVTGFLKAQGTVPGIQLAHAGRKASTERTWVDRGRPIGPDEPLGWIPLGPSPIPFSDGYTTPVELTIEAIGEIVGQFADAARRALAAGFEVAEIHGAHGYLVHQFLSPYSNHRTDAYGGSFEGRIRFALDVVDAVRAVWPEELPVLFRLSATDWLAEDPEDDREGWTADDTVRFAKELQAHGVDLLDVSTGGNVPDAKIVTGPGYQVPFAERIRAETGLPVAAVGLITEAHQAEDIVASGKADAVLLGRELLRDPYWVRHAAKELGAEVSAPIQYHRA; encoded by the coding sequence GTGAGTTCGCTGTTCACCCCCTACACCCTCAGGTCGCTGACCATCCCCAACCGCGCCTGGATGGCGTCGATGTGCCAGTACAGCGCCGAACCCGAAGCCGCCCCGGGCGTCGCGTCGGACTGGCACTTCGCCCACCTCGCCGCCCGCGCCGTCGGCGGGACCGGGCTGATCCTCACCGAGGCCACGGCCGTCAGCCCCGAAGGACGCATCTCGCCCTACGACCTGGGCATCTGGAACGACACCCAGGTCGCGGCCTTCCAGCGCGTCACCGGCTTCCTTAAGGCACAGGGGACGGTCCCGGGAATCCAGCTGGCGCACGCGGGCCGCAAGGCCTCCACCGAACGCACCTGGGTCGATCGTGGACGGCCGATCGGTCCTGATGAGCCACTGGGCTGGATCCCGTTGGGCCCCAGCCCGATCCCGTTCAGCGACGGCTACACGACCCCGGTCGAGCTGACCATCGAGGCGATCGGCGAGATCGTCGGCCAGTTCGCCGACGCCGCCCGGCGGGCGCTGGCCGCCGGTTTCGAGGTCGCCGAGATCCACGGCGCCCACGGCTACCTGGTGCACCAGTTCCTGTCGCCGTACAGCAACCACCGCACCGACGCATACGGCGGCTCGTTCGAAGGCCGGATCCGGTTCGCGCTCGACGTCGTCGACGCCGTCCGGGCGGTGTGGCCCGAGGAGCTGCCGGTGCTGTTCCGGTTGTCGGCCACGGACTGGCTGGCCGAGGACCCCGAGGACGACCGCGAGGGCTGGACCGCCGACGACACGGTGCGGTTCGCCAAGGAACTCCAGGCGCACGGCGTGGACCTGCTGGACGTGTCGACCGGCGGCAACGTCCCCGACGCCAAGATCGTGACCGGGCCCGGCTACCAGGTGCCGTTCGCCGAGCGGATTCGCGCCGAGACCGGACTGCCGGTCGCGGCCGTCGGCCTGATCACCGAAGCCCACCAGGCCGAGGACATCGTCGCCTCCGGCAAGGCCGACGCCGTCCTGCTGGGCCGGGAACTGCTGCGCGACCCGTACTGGGTTCGCCACGCCGCCAAGGAACTCGGCGCCGAAGTGTCCGCGCCGATCCAGTACCACCGCGCCTAG
- a CDS encoding TetR/AcrR family transcriptional regulator, with protein MRPSSKTAILEASRRVAERSGIGSLTLEAAAQEAGLSKPGLMYHFASKEQLRVAVAEYITEGWHQQMLAELGKPFDDATPAERVAAYCRVFTTLSTGKGDLVLFVDSVHEEALIAPWCELLRHWLSDSIPLTDPADPASIDLVVARLAADGLWMADASQTTGLDENTRAAVVARIQQLATGKDATR; from the coding sequence ATGAGACCAAGTTCCAAGACAGCGATACTCGAAGCCTCGCGGCGGGTCGCCGAGCGCAGTGGCATCGGCAGCCTGACCCTCGAGGCCGCCGCCCAGGAGGCGGGACTGAGCAAACCCGGACTGATGTACCACTTCGCGAGCAAGGAACAGCTGCGCGTCGCGGTGGCGGAGTACATCACCGAGGGCTGGCACCAGCAGATGCTCGCCGAGCTGGGCAAGCCGTTCGACGACGCCACCCCCGCCGAGCGGGTGGCCGCGTACTGCCGGGTCTTCACCACCCTGTCCACCGGGAAGGGCGACCTGGTGCTGTTCGTCGACTCCGTGCACGAGGAAGCCCTGATCGCGCCGTGGTGCGAACTGTTGCGGCACTGGCTGTCGGACTCGATTCCCCTCACGGACCCGGCCGACCCGGCGAGCATCGACCTCGTCGTCGCCCGGCTGGCCGCCGACGGACTGTGGATGGCCGACGCGAGTCAGACCACCGGCCTCGACGAGAACACCCGCGCGGCGGTCGTCGCCCGGATCCAGCAGCTGGCCACCGGGAAGGACGCGACGCGATGA
- a CDS encoding SRPBCC family protein, whose amino-acid sequence MTTVRHRLTGSIEVALPPAQAFRLFTPRGEQDWVDGWVPHFPDNPDDDTQPGTVFETNAHGEHTVWVVLDREPGRAISYARTTVGNRAGTVAVLLREAPGGSTVTVSYDLTALSESGRAELDAFAAGYPAFLKSWHDTIRAKITGPQPDNPNIAA is encoded by the coding sequence ATGACGACCGTCCGCCACCGGCTCACCGGTTCCATCGAGGTGGCTTTGCCGCCCGCGCAAGCCTTCCGGCTGTTCACGCCCCGCGGCGAACAGGACTGGGTGGACGGCTGGGTCCCGCACTTCCCCGACAACCCGGACGACGACACCCAGCCCGGCACCGTCTTCGAGACCAACGCCCACGGCGAGCACACCGTGTGGGTCGTCCTCGACCGCGAACCCGGCCGCGCGATCTCCTACGCCCGCACCACTGTGGGCAATCGCGCCGGTACCGTCGCCGTCTTGCTGCGGGAGGCACCCGGCGGCAGTACCGTGACCGTGTCCTACGACCTGACCGCACTGTCCGAGTCCGGCCGCGCCGAACTCGACGCGTTCGCCGCCGGATACCCGGCCTTCCTGAAGTCCTGGCACGACACCATTCGCGCCAAGATCACCGGCCCTCAGCCGGACAACCCGAACATCGCCGCGTAA
- a CDS encoding MarR family winged helix-turn-helix transcriptional regulator, whose protein sequence is MTDSYPLDQHAALPAEDIAAAWTRERPGAPVGSIRVITPLWRIAKRLADHRRALLTRAGADAATLDLLSTLRRSGTPYTMTTRQLAEATLVTAGAISQRVARAEREGLVTRARSTTRARSVEVTLTEAGHALVESLVDDILVSEDDLLDGLDEPQREQLAALLATWWESLRQRDLPSYQPFGFVRLASRPGPSPVTLSSDTRHRPVSEGDFT, encoded by the coding sequence ATGACCGACTCCTACCCACTCGACCAGCATGCCGCGCTGCCCGCCGAGGACATCGCCGCGGCCTGGACCCGCGAACGTCCCGGCGCCCCGGTCGGCTCCATCCGGGTCATCACCCCGCTGTGGCGGATCGCCAAGCGACTGGCCGACCACCGCCGCGCCCTGCTGACCCGCGCCGGGGCCGACGCGGCCACCCTCGATCTGCTGTCCACCCTGCGCCGCAGCGGAACCCCGTACACCATGACCACCCGCCAGCTCGCCGAGGCGACCCTGGTCACTGCGGGCGCCATCTCGCAGCGCGTCGCCCGCGCCGAACGCGAGGGCCTGGTGACCCGGGCCCGCTCCACCACCCGGGCCCGCAGCGTCGAGGTGACGCTCACCGAAGCCGGTCACGCGCTCGTCGAATCGCTCGTGGACGACATCCTCGTCTCCGAGGACGACCTGCTGGACGGTCTGGACGAGCCACAGCGCGAACAACTGGCGGCGCTCCTGGCCACCTGGTGGGAGAGCCTGCGGCAGCGGGACTTACCGAGTTACCAGCCGTTCGGTTTCGTTCGGCTTGCTTCGCGCCCGGGACCGTCCCCGGTGACACTCAGCTCCGACACCCGGCACCGGCCGGTGTCCGAAGGAGACTTCACATGA
- a CDS encoding Gfo/Idh/MocA family protein, with protein MSAVTIAVVGAGGRGTTYASWALDNPDKARVVAIAEPRTEVREQFARQHGIDEANQFNSWRDLAEAGRVADAVLICTQDRMHTEPAIAFADAGWHVLLEKPMAPTPDECEKIVHAAHRGGGIFAVCHVLRYTPYTKAFKETVDSGAIGDIVSVQHLEPVGFWHFAHSYVRGPWRNEAESSSMLLAKSCHDLDWLRHVVGRPFKRVSSFGSLRHFRPENAPAKATTRCTSCPVEPDCAYSATRIYAAGLRERTFTIRHLVDVLEEAKLEKALQDGPYGACVYHTDNDVVDNQVVNMEFDNGVTGTFTVTAFTPFEDRKTRIFGSHGMIEGDGQEIRVFDFNTEKTTISKVKAIGGVGAGAGHGGGDAALIETFCRAVAENDQSIVLSGPNESLETHLVVFAAERARLEGTVEPVV; from the coding sequence ATGTCTGCTGTGACGATCGCGGTGGTGGGGGCCGGTGGACGCGGAACGACCTACGCGTCCTGGGCCCTCGACAACCCCGACAAGGCGCGGGTGGTGGCCATCGCCGAACCCCGAACCGAAGTGCGGGAACAGTTCGCGCGACAGCACGGTATCGACGAGGCGAACCAGTTCAACAGCTGGCGCGACCTCGCCGAAGCGGGACGGGTCGCCGACGCGGTGCTGATCTGCACCCAGGACCGCATGCACACCGAGCCCGCGATCGCCTTCGCCGACGCGGGCTGGCACGTGCTGCTGGAGAAACCGATGGCGCCCACCCCTGACGAGTGCGAGAAGATCGTGCACGCCGCCCACCGGGGCGGCGGGATCTTCGCGGTGTGCCACGTGCTGCGGTACACGCCCTACACCAAGGCGTTCAAGGAGACCGTGGACTCCGGGGCCATCGGGGACATCGTCTCGGTGCAGCACCTGGAACCGGTCGGGTTCTGGCACTTCGCGCATTCCTATGTGCGCGGTCCGTGGCGCAACGAGGCCGAGTCCTCGTCGATGCTGCTGGCCAAGTCCTGTCACGACCTGGACTGGCTGCGGCACGTGGTGGGACGGCCGTTCAAGCGGGTGTCCAGCTTCGGCAGCCTGCGGCACTTCCGGCCCGAGAACGCCCCGGCCAAGGCGACCACGCGGTGCACCTCCTGCCCCGTCGAACCCGACTGCGCGTACTCGGCCACCCGCATCTACGCCGCCGGACTCCGGGAACGGACCTTCACCATCCGCCACCTCGTGGACGTGCTGGAGGAGGCGAAGCTGGAGAAGGCGCTGCAGGACGGCCCGTACGGCGCCTGCGTCTACCACACCGACAACGACGTGGTCGACAACCAGGTCGTCAACATGGAGTTCGACAACGGTGTCACCGGCACCTTCACCGTCACCGCGTTCACGCCGTTCGAGGACCGCAAGACCCGGATCTTCGGCTCCCACGGCATGATCGAGGGCGACGGCCAGGAGATCCGGGTGTTCGACTTCAACACCGAGAAGACCACGATCTCCAAGGTCAAGGCGATCGGCGGGGTCGGTGCCGGAGCCGGGCACGGCGGCGGTGACGCCGCGCTGATCGAGACCTTCTGCCGGGCGGTCGCCGAGAACGACCAGTCGATAGTCCTATCGGGACCGAACGAGTCGCTGGAGACCCACCTCGTCGTGTTCGCCGCCGAGCGGGCTCGACTGGAGGGCACTGTGGAACCGGTCGTGTAG
- a CDS encoding epoxide hydrolase family protein produces the protein MSVHPFRIDIPQSEIDDLASRLDRTRWPEANPSGIGWDRGVPPEYLKGLVDHWRKEYDWRAAESRLNAFPQFRTEIDGQTIHFLHIRSAEADATPLLLTHGWPSSFVEFTGIVGPLTDPRAHGADPADAFHLVIPSLPGFGFSNPMSRPGWGNLFQVASAWKQLMERLGYDRYAAHGSDAGAGVTTMLSMLDAEHLIAGHVAGPAPFPFGPPIDTAGLSGGDLDRAERFNEFQQDGTGYLRIQATRPQTLGYSLNDSPVGQLAWIAEKFAEWTDPATELPDEAVDREQLLTLVSLYWFTQSGASSAHFTYDGMRGYAQMAQHSDTDAPPPSGAPTGVAVFAADHSIRSIVDPAGSMASWTEYPHGGHFPAMEVPGLLTEELRNFFRKW, from the coding sequence ATGAGTGTTCACCCCTTTCGCATCGACATTCCCCAGTCCGAGATCGACGACCTGGCCTCCCGGCTCGATCGCACCCGGTGGCCCGAGGCCAACCCGTCGGGCATCGGCTGGGACCGCGGCGTGCCACCCGAGTACCTCAAGGGCCTGGTCGACCACTGGCGCAAGGAATACGACTGGCGCGCCGCCGAGTCCCGGCTCAACGCCTTCCCGCAGTTCCGCACCGAGATCGACGGCCAGACCATCCACTTCCTGCACATCCGCTCCGCCGAGGCCGACGCCACCCCGCTGCTGCTGACCCACGGCTGGCCGTCGTCCTTCGTGGAGTTCACCGGGATCGTCGGCCCGCTCACCGACCCCCGCGCCCACGGCGCCGACCCCGCCGACGCGTTCCACCTGGTGATCCCGTCGCTGCCGGGCTTCGGGTTCTCCAACCCGATGTCGCGGCCCGGCTGGGGCAACCTGTTCCAGGTCGCCTCGGCGTGGAAGCAGCTGATGGAACGGCTGGGCTACGACCGCTACGCCGCCCACGGCAGCGACGCCGGAGCCGGGGTCACGACCATGCTGTCCATGCTGGACGCCGAACACCTGATCGCCGGACACGTCGCCGGACCGGCGCCGTTCCCCTTCGGACCCCCGATCGACACCGCCGGGCTCAGCGGCGGCGACCTCGATCGCGCCGAGCGCTTCAACGAGTTCCAGCAGGACGGAACCGGCTACCTGCGGATCCAGGCCACCCGGCCGCAGACACTCGGCTACTCGCTCAACGACTCCCCGGTCGGGCAGCTGGCCTGGATCGCGGAGAAGTTCGCCGAATGGACCGACCCGGCGACCGAACTACCCGACGAGGCCGTCGACCGCGAACAGCTGCTGACCCTGGTCAGTCTGTACTGGTTCACCCAGTCGGGAGCCAGCTCGGCCCACTTCACCTACGACGGCATGCGGGGATACGCCCAGATGGCGCAGCACTCCGACACCGACGCTCCGCCCCCGTCCGGCGCGCCGACCGGCGTCGCCGTGTTCGCCGCTGACCACAGTATACGGTCAATAGTGGACCCGGCCGGGTCGATGGCCTCGTGGACCGAATATCCCCACGGCGGGCATTTCCCCGCCATGGAGGTCCCCGGACTGCTGACCGAGGAGCTGCGAAACTTCTTCCGCAAGTGGTGA
- a CDS encoding SDR family NAD(P)-dependent oxidoreductase yields MSRIVIVTGGGTGIGRAVAARFAEAGDSVVITGRRQAVLDKTVADLGGDIRAITCDHTDPEQLAALAAALPERVDVLVNNAGGNTDIGTETPSGLAGLGRAWLANLDTNLISAALTTEAIGERLGSGGSVIHIGSIAADKGNGFYGAAKAGLASWNIGLARELGTRDITSNVISPGYISETEFFGDVMTEQRRAALIEATFVKRVGIPADIAGAAWFLASPDARYVTGQTLNVNGGAWSSR; encoded by the coding sequence ATGTCTCGCATCGTCATCGTCACCGGCGGCGGCACCGGTATCGGCCGCGCGGTCGCGGCCCGGTTCGCCGAGGCGGGCGACAGCGTCGTCATCACCGGACGACGCCAGGCCGTCCTGGACAAGACCGTCGCCGACCTGGGCGGCGACATCCGCGCGATCACCTGCGACCACACCGATCCCGAGCAGCTGGCCGCGCTGGCGGCCGCACTGCCCGAGCGGGTGGACGTCCTGGTCAACAACGCCGGCGGCAACACCGACATCGGCACCGAGACCCCCAGCGGGCTGGCCGGACTGGGCCGGGCCTGGCTCGCGAACCTGGACACCAACCTGATCAGCGCCGCCCTGACCACCGAGGCGATCGGCGAGCGGCTCGGCTCCGGCGGCAGCGTCATCCACATCGGATCGATCGCCGCCGACAAGGGCAACGGATTCTACGGCGCCGCCAAGGCGGGGCTGGCGTCCTGGAACATCGGCCTGGCACGCGAACTGGGTACCCGCGACATCACGTCCAATGTGATCTCACCGGGGTACATCAGCGAGACCGAGTTCTTCGGCGACGTCATGACCGAGCAGCGCCGCGCCGCGCTGATCGAGGCGACCTTCGTCAAGCGGGTCGGAATACCCGCCGACATCGCCGGTGCCGCCTGGTTCCTGGCCTCCCCCGACGCCCGCTACGTCACCGGTCAGACCCTCAACGTCAACGGCGGAGCCTGGTCGAGCCGCTGA
- a CDS encoding VOC family protein, whose product MGDLETAAAHYLNLGFRDVARPDHDTILLAADESPYVDVMLERHPVEAHLGSGPVFRIEDVEGMHASQPDLNWVGQPVDIPTGKYAIFRDPDGNPIRVVDFTADSGRFASLFRPRH is encoded by the coding sequence GTGGGTGATCTCGAAACCGCCGCAGCGCACTATCTCAACCTGGGATTCCGGGACGTCGCCCGTCCCGACCACGACACGATCCTGTTGGCGGCCGACGAGTCCCCGTATGTCGACGTGATGCTCGAACGCCATCCGGTGGAGGCGCACCTGGGCAGCGGGCCGGTGTTCCGCATCGAGGACGTCGAGGGGATGCACGCCTCCCAACCGGATCTCAACTGGGTGGGCCAGCCGGTCGACATCCCGACCGGGAAGTACGCGATCTTCCGGGACCCGGACGGCAACCCGATCCGGGTCGTCGACTTCACCGCCGACAGCGGCCGGTTCGCCAGTCTGTTCCGACCCCGGCACTGA